One Chrysiogenia bacterium genomic region harbors:
- a CDS encoding glycosyltransferase family 39 protein: MQEDTSSKAARWAVLALALGIRLVGIARFALHPDEVGRLVWLSQPHFDAAESAVMGKGALASLWLSKLLYDWPGTLFWVRLPYALAGVAGVAAMYGLTRRISGEKAALAAAFLTALAPMHVAYSQLFEEYIFVFLFAALALILALDFLRSPENAGAFALKALALTSVGLLLGGYLILPFFAALAAMLAWELRGRLSPKHWLLLAASQLPVLALFVWLWTGAGEAAAYYHEITRLWGFLPLAFKPQAVLVDLLSHVELWLWMGTPLWLSAIEWILAAAMFALLVQGARTVRNDAGAPAARVLVGSLLGCAALLACVFAFLYHAPQFRARAYMAVLPGVLALIVLGWRRSGARLRLFAGLSLGIPGALSLAMIAWGLHPSYPPYMPLLANTVAQQQRQGTPLSIHPPYLAEMLPVAARLMEMQTLVDVGEACPMDRLFPVRADEARRREALAACANDLAAAKRCMLGIPVLYEAGLDPEHTLSGALSILHNYTPRPRQDDSPTSAFVEVLCPAGPPT, encoded by the coding sequence ATGCAGGAAGACACTTCAAGCAAAGCCGCCCGCTGGGCGGTGCTTGCCCTGGCGCTGGGCATTCGCCTTGTGGGGATCGCGCGCTTTGCGCTCCATCCCGACGAGGTGGGACGCCTGGTGTGGCTCTCCCAGCCGCACTTCGACGCGGCCGAGTCGGCGGTGATGGGCAAGGGCGCGCTGGCGAGCCTGTGGCTCTCGAAACTTCTCTACGATTGGCCCGGCACGCTCTTCTGGGTGCGGCTTCCCTATGCGCTCGCCGGCGTGGCCGGGGTTGCCGCGATGTACGGGCTCACCCGCCGGATCTCGGGCGAGAAAGCCGCGCTCGCAGCAGCGTTTCTCACGGCGCTGGCGCCGATGCACGTGGCCTACTCCCAGCTCTTCGAGGAATACATCTTCGTCTTTCTCTTCGCCGCGCTGGCGCTGATTCTCGCGCTGGATTTCCTGAGATCGCCCGAGAATGCGGGCGCCTTCGCGCTCAAAGCCCTTGCTCTGACGAGCGTCGGTCTCCTCCTTGGCGGGTATCTCATCCTGCCGTTCTTTGCCGCGCTGGCGGCGATGCTCGCGTGGGAGCTTCGCGGGCGACTCTCGCCAAAGCACTGGCTGCTGCTCGCGGCCTCGCAGCTTCCGGTGCTCGCGCTCTTTGTCTGGCTCTGGACGGGCGCGGGCGAGGCGGCCGCCTACTACCACGAGATCACCCGCCTGTGGGGTTTTCTGCCGCTGGCCTTCAAACCGCAGGCCGTGCTTGTCGACCTGCTCTCCCATGTCGAGCTCTGGCTGTGGATGGGAACGCCGCTTTGGCTGAGCGCAATCGAGTGGATTCTGGCCGCGGCGATGTTTGCGCTTCTGGTGCAGGGCGCGCGCACTGTGCGCAACGATGCGGGAGCGCCCGCCGCACGCGTTCTGGTGGGAAGCCTGCTCGGGTGCGCCGCATTGCTGGCCTGCGTCTTTGCCTTTCTCTATCACGCGCCCCAGTTTCGGGCCCGTGCCTACATGGCGGTGCTGCCGGGCGTGCTGGCGCTGATTGTGCTCGGCTGGAGGCGCTCGGGCGCGCGGCTGCGCCTGTTTGCGGGACTGAGCCTCGGCATTCCCGGAGCGCTCTCGCTGGCGATGATTGCCTGGGGCCTGCATCCCTCCTATCCGCCCTACATGCCGCTGCTTGCAAACACGGTCGCGCAGCAGCAGCGGCAGGGGACGCCGCTGAGCATCCATCCGCCCTATCTGGCGGAGATGCTCCCGGTGGCGGCGCGCCTGATGGAGATGCAGACGCTTGTCGATGTCGGCGAAGCCTGCCCCATGGACCGTCTTTTCCCCGTGCGCGCCGATGAAGCCCGGCGGCGCGAAGCGCTCGCCGCATGCGCGAATGATCTCGCGGCGGCAAAGCGCTGCATGCTCGGAATTCCGGTTCTCTACGAAGCAGGTCTCGACCCCGAACACACCCTGAGCGGCGCGCTCTCGATCCTGCACAACTACACGCCGCGCCCCCGGCAGGACGATTCGCCCACCAGCGCGTTCGTTGAAGTGCTTTGTCCGGCCGGGCCGCCCACATGA